One genomic segment of Pseudomonadota bacterium includes these proteins:
- the mreD gene encoding rod shape-determining protein MreD — translation MNMSRREPRWAVTFTLLIGLILQTLPFPQWIEVVRPSFIALVIIYWSIFAPHAGGIFAPFIAGLAFDVFKANVLGQNALACITVAYIAMSLHQRLRNQTLVQQSLFVFAVLTLNEFIVWCIQGWSGHAVATPWRWIQPMIGAMLWPFVALLLGRTHSRS, via the coding sequence ATGAACATGTCGCGCCGCGAACCGCGCTGGGCCGTAACCTTCACGCTGCTGATCGGTTTGATCCTGCAGACGCTGCCGTTCCCGCAATGGATCGAGGTCGTGCGGCCGTCGTTCATCGCGCTGGTCATCATCTACTGGAGCATTTTCGCGCCGCATGCCGGCGGAATTTTCGCCCCGTTCATCGCCGGCCTCGCCTTCGACGTGTTCAAGGCCAACGTACTCGGCCAGAACGCGCTGGCGTGTATCACCGTGGCGTACATCGCGATGAGCCTGCACCAGCGGCTGCGCAACCAGACGCTGGTCCAGCAATCGCTGTTCGTGTTCGCGGTGCTGACGCTCAACGAATTCATCGTCTGGTGCATCCAGGGATGGAGCGGCCACGCGGTCGCGACGCCGTGGCGCTGGATCCAGCCCATGATCGGCGCCATGTTGTGGCCGTTCGTCGCGCTGCTGCTGGGCCGCACGCACTCGCGTAGTTAG
- the mreC gene encoding rod shape-determining protein MreC gives MAVFGSGSSRIGGGRGPSFGVRYFCYAVFSVVLMFYDRQGGWLDTARYGLQAAVYPLQLAVNSPSAAWRWLQESFATRETLQKQVDALRNQLRDQQLITMRQAALQTENTTLRGLNGMLPEVIEKRLVGEVINVETSTIRQRLLVNRGGNAGVYRSQPVITGNGVIGQVFRIGPFSSEIILITDAEHALPVQVLRSGVRTIALGTGRSTSLELPYVPQNYDVKVGDILVTSGLGRVFPYGLPVARVTRVERDPAQPLAQIHAVPLASIDSDREVLFIWARPGHPAAPAGAEALAVGATPVEAPKPATPKPKSKPKPAVPAPGAADASAEIPVEVPDPAPPAESPAPATATPEAPAT, from the coding sequence ATGGCCGTATTCGGCAGCGGCAGCAGCCGCATCGGAGGCGGACGCGGCCCGTCGTTTGGTGTCCGGTACTTCTGTTACGCCGTCTTCTCGGTCGTGCTCATGTTCTACGACCGGCAGGGCGGCTGGCTCGACACGGCGCGTTACGGCCTGCAGGCCGCGGTCTATCCACTGCAACTCGCCGTCAACTCGCCTTCCGCCGCGTGGCGCTGGCTGCAGGAAAGTTTCGCCACCCGCGAGACGCTGCAGAAACAAGTGGACGCCTTGCGTAACCAGCTGCGCGATCAGCAGCTCATCACCATGCGCCAGGCGGCGCTGCAGACAGAAAACACGACGCTGCGCGGCCTCAACGGCATGCTTCCCGAAGTCATCGAGAAGCGGCTCGTCGGCGAGGTGATCAACGTCGAAACCTCGACGATTCGCCAGCGGCTGCTGGTCAATCGCGGCGGCAATGCGGGCGTGTACCGTTCCCAGCCGGTGATCACCGGCAACGGCGTCATCGGGCAGGTGTTCCGCATCGGCCCGTTCAGCTCCGAAATCATCCTGATCACAGACGCCGAACACGCCTTGCCCGTACAGGTGCTGCGCTCCGGCGTGCGCACCATTGCGCTCGGCACCGGGCGCAGTACTTCGCTCGAACTACCCTACGTGCCGCAGAACTACGATGTGAAGGTCGGCGACATCCTGGTCACTTCGGGCCTCGGCCGCGTGTTTCCCTACGGCCTGCCGGTGGCGCGCGTGACGCGCGTCGAGCGCGATCCGGCGCAACCGCTGGCGCAGATCCACGCGGTGCCGCTGGCCAGCATCGATTCCGATCGCGAAGTGCTGTTCATCTGGGCGCGCCCGGGCCATCCCGCCGCGCCCGCCGGCGCCGAGGCATTGGCGGTCGGTGCAACTCCGGTCGAAGCACCGAAGCCTGCTACGCCGAAGCCGAAATCCAAACCGAAACCCGCCGTGCCGGCGCCAGGCGCGGCCGACGCGTCGGCGGAAATACCGGTCGAAGTACCGGATCCCGCGCCGCCCGCCGAATCACCGGCGCCCGCAACGGCAACCCCCGAGGCACCGGCCACATGA